A single Symbiobacterium thermophilum IAM 14863 DNA region contains:
- the prmC gene encoding peptide chain release factor N(5)-glutamine methyltransferase encodes MAAPREAAPDRAPDGPQTVGEALAQARAQLAAAGVADAEREAAWLLAHVLGCRAGALVARRSEPLAPEASDEYAALVARRAAREPLQYILGTEEFMGLTFRVTPAVLIPRLDTAALVEQAVARLTGGAAEARGVLRVADIGTGSGAIAVAVAHLLPHAQVVAVDLSPEALAVAAENARLNGVADRVRFRQGDLLAPLAEEGGRFAAILSNPPYIREDEIAGLMPEVRDWEPRLALVAGDDGLAFYRRLAREAPAFLEPGGFLGVEVGIGQAPAVAALFREAGLKDVAVCRDTAGVDRAVLGSVAP; translated from the coding sequence GTGGCCGCCCCCAGGGAAGCGGCGCCTGACCGGGCGCCGGACGGCCCGCAGACGGTCGGGGAGGCGCTGGCCCAGGCTCGGGCGCAGCTTGCCGCGGCCGGGGTGGCCGACGCGGAGCGGGAGGCGGCCTGGCTGCTGGCCCACGTGCTCGGCTGCCGCGCCGGCGCGCTGGTCGCCCGGCGGTCGGAGCCTCTGGCCCCGGAGGCGTCCGACGAATACGCCGCGCTCGTGGCCCGGCGGGCCGCCCGGGAGCCCCTGCAGTACATCCTCGGCACCGAGGAGTTCATGGGGCTGACGTTCCGGGTGACGCCGGCAGTGCTGATCCCCCGCCTGGACACGGCGGCGCTGGTGGAGCAGGCCGTCGCCCGGCTGACGGGCGGGGCTGCGGAGGCGCGCGGCGTGCTCCGGGTAGCCGACATCGGCACAGGCAGCGGCGCGATCGCCGTCGCAGTGGCCCACCTGCTGCCGCACGCGCAGGTGGTCGCGGTGGACCTGAGCCCCGAGGCGCTCGCCGTCGCGGCGGAGAACGCCCGCTTGAACGGGGTCGCGGACCGGGTGCGCTTCCGGCAGGGCGACCTGCTCGCGCCGCTGGCGGAGGAGGGCGGCCGGTTCGCGGCGATCCTGTCCAACCCTCCGTACATCCGGGAGGACGAAATCGCCGGGCTCATGCCCGAGGTGCGCGACTGGGAACCGCGCCTGGCGCTGGTCGCAGGCGACGACGGCCTCGCGTTCTACCGCCGGCTGGCGCGGGAGGCGCCGGCCTTCCTGGAACCCGGAGGGTTCCTGGGGGTCGAGGTGGGCATCGGCCAGGCGCCAGCAGTGGCTGCGCTGTTCCGGGAGGCGGGGCTGAAGGACGTGGCGGTCTGCCGGGATACGGCCGGCGTCGACCGGGCGGTGTTGGGAAGCGTCGCACCGTAG
- a CDS encoding L-threonylcarbamoyladenylate synthase encodes MERLVQGTRVLEVDPADPEPEVVAQAAAILRAGDVVAFPTETVYGLGANALSSEAVARIFAAKGRPSDNPLIVHIADTAQLEGLVESVPPTAERLMERCWPGPLTLVMRKGPAVPPEVTAGLDTVGIRMPDHPVALALIRAAGVPIAAPSANASGRPSPTTAEHVLEDLAGSIPAVLDGGETGVGVESTVLDMTTDPPMILRPGGLPREELEAAIGPVVLAPGVEGGTVERPRSPGMKYRHYAPQAPLILVEGPVLEMQEKIRDLAMEYAEEGKRVGILCSAESRGVYVAPVILEYGARGDLAGIASDLFGTLRAFDRHQVDVILAEGVPEEGLGLAIMNRLRRAAGGRVIRL; translated from the coding sequence GTGGAGCGCCTGGTGCAGGGTACGCGGGTCCTGGAGGTGGACCCCGCCGATCCGGAGCCGGAGGTGGTCGCGCAGGCGGCGGCGATCCTGCGCGCCGGAGATGTGGTGGCGTTCCCCACGGAGACCGTCTACGGCCTGGGGGCCAATGCCCTCAGCAGCGAGGCCGTGGCGCGCATCTTCGCGGCCAAGGGCCGCCCGTCCGACAACCCGCTGATCGTGCACATCGCCGATACGGCGCAGCTGGAGGGGCTGGTGGAGTCGGTACCGCCGACGGCTGAGCGGCTCATGGAACGCTGCTGGCCCGGACCGCTCACGCTGGTCATGCGCAAGGGGCCCGCCGTTCCGCCGGAGGTGACCGCCGGGCTGGACACGGTGGGCATCCGCATGCCGGACCACCCTGTGGCCCTGGCTCTGATCCGCGCCGCCGGCGTTCCCATCGCCGCGCCCAGCGCCAACGCATCCGGCCGGCCGAGCCCGACCACGGCCGAGCACGTCCTGGAAGACCTGGCCGGGTCCATCCCCGCCGTGCTGGACGGCGGAGAGACCGGCGTGGGCGTGGAGTCCACGGTGCTGGACATGACGACCGACCCTCCGATGATCCTCAGGCCCGGCGGACTGCCCCGGGAGGAGCTGGAGGCGGCCATTGGCCCGGTGGTGCTGGCCCCGGGCGTGGAAGGCGGAACGGTGGAACGCCCGCGCTCGCCGGGGATGAAGTACCGTCACTACGCGCCCCAGGCGCCGCTGATCCTGGTGGAGGGCCCGGTGCTGGAGATGCAGGAGAAGATCCGCGACCTGGCCATGGAGTATGCGGAGGAGGGGAAGCGGGTCGGCATCCTCTGCAGCGCCGAAAGCCGCGGCGTCTACGTGGCGCCGGTGATCCTCGAGTACGGGGCCAGGGGGGATCTGGCGGGCATCGCCAGCGACCTGTTCGGAACGCTCCGGGCCTTCGACCGGCACCAGGTCGACGTGATCCTCGCCGAAGGGGTGCCGGAGGAGGGGCTGGGGCTTGCCATCATGAACCGCCTGCGCCGGGCCGCGGGCGGCCGGGTGATCAGGCTATGA
- a CDS encoding low molecular weight protein arginine phosphatase, translated as MRVERVLLVCSGNTCRSPMAAALLRALWRRADPGWDLQVDSAGIGAFPGLPAAPNAVAAMKARGIDLSGHRSQAVTDLEGYDLVLGMTRAHRDALRTRFPALAGRIFTLAEYAGVGGDLSDPFGGPLQAYEETAKALEEQLQAVVERIRREGSAAQ; from the coding sequence ATGAGGGTTGAGAGGGTCCTGCTGGTCTGCTCCGGCAACACCTGCCGGAGTCCGATGGCGGCGGCTCTGCTGCGCGCGTTGTGGCGGCGGGCCGATCCCGGGTGGGACCTGCAGGTGGATTCGGCGGGCATCGGCGCCTTTCCCGGGCTGCCGGCGGCGCCGAACGCCGTGGCGGCCATGAAGGCGCGGGGCATTGACCTCAGCGGCCATCGGTCGCAGGCGGTGACCGACCTGGAAGGGTATGACCTGGTGCTGGGCATGACGCGCGCTCACCGCGACGCTCTGCGGACCCGGTTTCCGGCGCTGGCCGGCCGGATCTTCACCCTGGCCGAGTACGCCGGGGTCGGGGGGGACCTTTCGGATCCCTTTGGCGGACCGCTGCAGGCCTACGAAGAGACCGCGAAGGCCCTGGAGGAACAACTGCAGGCCGTGGTGGAGCGAATTCGCCGGGAAGGAAGTGCAGCGCAGTGA
- the rpiB gene encoding ribose 5-phosphate isomerase B: MKVAVASDHGGIDLKATVISVLKSLGCEVADLGTHDRSSCDYPDYAQKVAEGVAAGEYQRGVLICGTGIGMSIAANKVAGVRAALCNEIYSARMARAHNDANVLCLGARVVGSGVAEEIVRAFFTTEHEGGRHARRVEKIRLLEQG, translated from the coding sequence GTGAAAGTGGCCGTGGCAAGCGATCATGGTGGCATTGATCTGAAGGCGACGGTGATCTCGGTCCTGAAGTCGCTGGGCTGCGAGGTGGCCGACCTGGGCACCCACGACCGGAGCTCGTGCGACTACCCGGATTATGCGCAGAAGGTGGCGGAGGGCGTCGCGGCCGGCGAGTACCAGCGCGGCGTCCTGATCTGTGGCACTGGCATCGGCATGTCCATCGCCGCCAACAAGGTAGCCGGCGTGCGGGCGGCCCTGTGCAACGAGATCTACTCGGCCCGGATGGCCCGTGCCCACAACGATGCCAACGTGCTCTGCCTGGGCGCACGGGTGGTCGGCTCAGGGGTGGCGGAGGAGATCGTCCGGGCGTTCTTCACCACGGAGCATGAAGGCGGGCGCCACGCCCGTCGGGTGGAGAAGATCCGCCTGCTGGAGCAGGGGTAG
- a CDS encoding TIGR01440 family protein produces the protein MRAEARAAVGELLEAAGLSPGQVLVVGCSTSEVIGRRIGTAGSEAVAGAILEPLLEATQAAGVHLAVQCCEHLNRALVVERAAAERYDWERVTVVPVPRAGGALAARAMRRLPDAVVVEEIKADAGLDIGLTLIGMHLRRVAVPVRLKTAAIGHARVVAARTRPKLIGGARAVYEMQ, from the coding sequence GTGCGGGCGGAGGCCCGGGCCGCGGTCGGGGAACTCCTGGAGGCCGCCGGCCTGTCCCCGGGCCAGGTGCTGGTGGTGGGCTGCTCCACCAGCGAGGTGATCGGGCGCCGCATCGGCACCGCCGGGAGCGAAGCGGTGGCCGGGGCGATCCTGGAGCCGCTGCTGGAAGCGACGCAGGCCGCCGGCGTCCACCTGGCCGTGCAGTGCTGCGAGCACCTGAACCGCGCCCTGGTGGTGGAGCGGGCTGCGGCGGAGCGGTACGACTGGGAGCGGGTGACCGTGGTGCCGGTGCCCCGCGCGGGCGGCGCCCTCGCGGCCCGGGCCATGCGCCGGCTGCCGGACGCGGTGGTGGTGGAGGAGATCAAGGCCGATGCGGGCCTGGACATCGGACTGACCCTGATCGGCATGCACCTGCGCCGCGTGGCGGTTCCGGTGAGGCTGAAGACGGCCGCCATCGGGCACGCCCGGGTCGTCGCCGCCCGGACGCGGCCGAAGCTGATCGGCGGGGCCCGTGCGGTCTACGAAATGCAATAG
- the upp gene encoding uracil phosphoribosyltransferase, translated as MSRVVVIDHPLIQHKLSIIRDKDTGPKEFRELVNEIAMLMAYEVTRDLPTEEVEVDTPIARARCRRLAGEKLGLIPILRAGLGMVQGILSLYPTARVGHIGLYRDPDTLKPVEYYCKLPTDLGERELLVLDPMLATGGSVVASLDLIKRQGGRRIKLLCLIAAPEGVQAVQEAHPDVDIYLAALDEMLNEHAYIVPGLGDAGDRLFGTK; from the coding sequence ATGTCAAGGGTCGTCGTCATTGACCATCCGCTGATTCAGCACAAGCTCAGCATCATCCGGGACAAGGACACGGGCCCCAAGGAGTTCCGGGAGCTGGTGAACGAGATCGCGATGCTGATGGCCTATGAGGTCACCCGTGACCTTCCGACGGAGGAGGTCGAGGTGGACACGCCGATCGCCCGGGCCCGGTGCCGCCGGCTCGCCGGCGAGAAGCTTGGGCTGATCCCGATCCTGCGGGCCGGGCTGGGCATGGTGCAGGGCATCCTGAGCCTCTACCCCACCGCCCGCGTCGGCCACATCGGCCTCTACCGCGACCCCGACACGCTGAAGCCCGTCGAATACTACTGCAAGCTGCCGACGGACCTGGGCGAGCGGGAGCTCCTGGTGCTGGATCCCATGCTGGCCACCGGCGGCTCGGTGGTCGCCTCGCTGGACCTGATCAAGCGGCAGGGCGGCCGCAGGATCAAGCTGCTGTGCCTGATCGCCGCCCCCGAGGGCGTGCAGGCCGTTCAGGAGGCCCACCCCGACGTGGACATCTACCTGGCGGCGCTGGATGAGATGCTGAACGAACACGCCTACATCGTCCCCGGCCTGGGCGACGCGGGCGATCGGCTCTTCGGCACGAAGTAG
- a CDS encoding deoxycytidylate deaminase: protein MARPSWDEYFMELAQVVAKRSTCNRRKVGTVLVRDKRILTTGYNGSPSGLPHCTDVGCLVVDGHCVRAIHAEQNAIIQAALHGITLKGATCYVTSSPCVHCAKMLIAAGIERIVYMDEYTEQIGLEMARQAGVVMERFTPSSHS, encoded by the coding sequence ATGGCACGGCCCAGCTGGGACGAGTATTTTATGGAACTCGCGCAGGTGGTTGCCAAGCGGTCGACGTGCAACCGCCGCAAGGTTGGAACCGTCTTAGTGAGGGACAAGCGTATTCTGACCACCGGCTACAACGGGTCGCCGTCGGGGCTGCCGCACTGCACCGACGTGGGCTGCCTGGTCGTGGACGGCCACTGCGTGCGGGCGATCCACGCGGAGCAGAACGCCATCATCCAGGCGGCCTTGCATGGCATCACCCTGAAGGGTGCGACCTGCTATGTCACCAGCAGCCCGTGCGTGCACTGCGCCAAGATGCTGATCGCGGCGGGGATCGAGCGCATCGTGTACATGGACGAGTACACGGAGCAGATCGGCCTCGAGATGGCCCGTCAGGCGGGCGTCGTCATGGAGCGGTTCACGCCTTCCAGCCATTCCTGA
- a CDS encoding MraY family glycosyltransferase: MLQQAGLTFAAALVASLLLTPLARRLALRTGTVAPVVKRSVHTEPKPFLGGLAMYLAFALAMILAGGLRDPQIVGILVCGGLLVLLGIRDDRSPMRPRTKFLGQVAVAALMVYVPYWQLQVNAIYSPLGDRWVSFGPLAGPLTILWIVSFINVMNFIDGLDGLAAGISTIAALTLLVVSLQQGMPSAILLSAALAGSAVGFLRYNFNPAKIFMGDAGSMFLGFTLAAISVDGVMKSALAVSVLVPVLALAVPIFDTAFAIIRRVAAGLPIGQADKDHLHHRLLRLGLSHRKTVLVMWAVSAALGLSAVALTEVNFAEAMVIVAVVLTIVVVAARRLGLLEVTETRHSIRAADSGEDRT; encoded by the coding sequence ATGCTGCAGCAGGCTGGCCTTACGTTCGCGGCGGCGCTGGTGGCGTCGCTGCTGCTCACGCCGCTGGCGCGCAGACTCGCCCTGCGCACGGGTACGGTGGCCCCGGTGGTCAAGCGCAGCGTCCACACGGAACCGAAGCCCTTCCTGGGCGGGCTGGCGATGTACCTTGCGTTCGCGCTGGCGATGATCCTGGCGGGCGGCCTGCGGGATCCGCAGATCGTGGGCATCCTGGTGTGCGGCGGCCTGCTGGTGCTGCTGGGTATCCGGGACGACCGGTCGCCGATGCGGCCGCGGACGAAGTTCCTGGGCCAGGTGGCCGTTGCAGCCTTGATGGTCTACGTGCCGTACTGGCAGTTGCAGGTGAACGCCATCTACAGCCCGCTGGGCGACCGCTGGGTCTCCTTTGGGCCGCTGGCGGGACCGCTGACCATCCTCTGGATCGTGTCGTTCATCAACGTGATGAACTTCATCGACGGCCTCGACGGCCTGGCGGCGGGCATCTCCACCATCGCCGCGCTGACGTTGCTGGTGGTGTCGCTCCAGCAGGGCATGCCGTCGGCGATCCTGCTCTCGGCGGCGCTGGCCGGTTCCGCGGTGGGTTTCCTGCGCTACAACTTTAACCCCGCGAAGATCTTCATGGGCGACGCCGGCTCCATGTTCCTGGGCTTCACGCTGGCGGCCATCTCGGTCGACGGCGTCATGAAGAGCGCCCTGGCGGTCTCGGTGCTGGTGCCGGTGCTGGCGCTGGCCGTGCCCATCTTCGACACGGCCTTTGCGATCATCCGGCGGGTGGCCGCCGGGCTGCCGATCGGGCAGGCGGATAAGGACCACCTGCACCACCGGCTGCTCCGCCTCGGGCTGTCCCACCGCAAGACCGTGCTGGTCATGTGGGCGGTCTCGGCGGCCCTGGGACTCTCCGCCGTGGCCCTGACCGAGGTGAACTTCGCCGAGGCGATGGTCATCGTCGCCGTCGTACTTACCATCGTGGTGGTGGCAGCCCGCCGGCTGGGGCTGCTGGAGGTCACCGAGACCCGGCACAGCATCCGGGCCGCTGATTCCGGGGAAGATCGAACATAG
- the wecB gene encoding non-hydrolyzing UDP-N-acetylglucosamine 2-epimerase: protein MAIFGSRPEGIKMAPVVQALRRHPDWFETIVVSTGQHREQLDQVFAAFGLAADHDLAIMQPRQTLTDIMVRALSGLDELLARERPDLVLVHGDTSTTAAGALAAFYHKIPLGHVEAGLRTFNKYNPYPEEINRRIAGIIADIQFAPTPRAREHLIAEHIDPGTIFVTGQTGVDAALTVLAQPHTFTVPALRQVDFSRHRVVLMTAHRRENIGEPMRNMFRAVRDLVDRFPDVLLIYAVHLNPAVREIAWPILDGHPRILLLDPLPYPDMIHLAARSYMAMTDSGGIQEETPSMGVPHILMRETTERPEALEAGVILLSGTSYEGVYAAGERLLTDQALYQQMARARNPFGDGQASRRIAEYLGWYFGFTADRPEEFTPGR from the coding sequence ATGGCGATCTTCGGTTCCCGCCCGGAGGGCATCAAGATGGCGCCGGTGGTGCAGGCCCTGCGCCGGCACCCGGACTGGTTTGAGACGATCGTGGTCTCCACGGGCCAGCACCGGGAGCAACTGGACCAGGTCTTCGCAGCCTTCGGGCTGGCGGCCGACCACGACCTGGCCATCATGCAGCCCCGGCAGACGCTGACGGACATCATGGTGCGCGCCCTCTCCGGCCTGGACGAGCTGCTGGCCCGGGAGCGTCCGGATCTGGTGCTGGTGCACGGCGACACGAGCACCACCGCGGCCGGGGCGCTGGCGGCCTTCTACCACAAGATCCCCCTGGGCCACGTGGAGGCGGGGCTGCGCACCTTCAACAAGTACAACCCCTATCCGGAGGAGATCAACCGGCGCATCGCCGGCATCATCGCGGACATCCAGTTTGCGCCGACGCCCCGGGCGCGGGAGCATCTGATCGCGGAGCACATCGACCCCGGCACCATCTTCGTCACGGGGCAGACCGGCGTCGACGCTGCCCTCACCGTGCTGGCTCAGCCGCACACTTTTACCGTGCCGGCCCTGCGGCAGGTGGACTTCAGCCGCCACCGGGTGGTGCTGATGACGGCCCACCGCCGGGAGAACATCGGGGAGCCCATGCGGAACATGTTCCGGGCGGTCCGCGACCTGGTGGACCGGTTCCCCGACGTCCTCCTGATCTACGCGGTGCACCTGAATCCGGCGGTGCGGGAGATCGCCTGGCCCATCCTGGACGGCCACCCCCGGATCCTGCTGCTGGATCCGCTGCCGTACCCGGATATGATTCACCTCGCTGCCAGATCCTATATGGCGATGACGGACTCGGGCGGGATCCAGGAGGAGACCCCCTCCATGGGTGTGCCCCACATCCTGATGCGGGAGACGACCGAGCGGCCGGAAGCGCTGGAGGCCGGGGTGATCCTGCTCTCGGGCACCAGCTACGAGGGGGTGTACGCCGCCGGGGAGCGGCTGCTCACCGATCAGGCGCTGTACCAGCAGATGGCCCGGGCGCGGAACCCCTTCGGCGACGGGCAGGCGAGCCGGCGGATCGCCGAGTATCTGGGCTGGTACTTCGGCTTCACGGCCGACAGGCCCGAAGAGTTCACCCCAGGTCGCTGA
- a CDS encoding AtpZ/AtpI family protein has translation MHRRSPRRSPYLFAAIDFGYTLLASLGLFGGLGWWLDGKLRTAPLFLIAGILLGLAVAFNGLLRRLNAIDRAVKAAKKEETQKTRDGQP, from the coding sequence GTGCATCGCCGATCCCCCCGGCGTTCGCCCTACCTGTTTGCGGCGATAGACTTTGGCTACACGCTGCTGGCGTCTCTGGGGCTCTTCGGGGGACTCGGGTGGTGGCTCGACGGAAAGCTCCGCACCGCACCCCTGTTCCTGATCGCCGGCATTCTCCTGGGGCTGGCGGTGGCCTTCAACGGGCTGCTGCGCCGGCTGAACGCCATCGACCGGGCGGTGAAGGCGGCGAAGAAGGAGGAAACGCAAAAGACGAGGGATGGACAGCCCTGA
- a CDS encoding F0F1 ATP synthase subunit A: MTTFLFSLAEASGGKEFHIHQPFPVLLQGTYFEINNMIITQWLIVAGLLALAFVINRAVLSGRPSKLRGSLELLIDFLEGWFASFIGSRQYARQYMPLLCTLFLFIIVSNYLGVVPTVGYGLFAPTGRWGTTLGLGIVVAIAVQVIAIRTLGAGGWLKHILHLGPLSLLEEIVHPFSLSLRLFGNIFGEETLLAVIIFLAPMIAPIPIMVLSLVFGALQAVVFTTLTAIYIGAVLEHHQAHAHHPEGEAEHEPAPAH, encoded by the coding sequence GTGACGACGTTCCTCTTCAGCCTCGCCGAAGCGAGCGGCGGCAAGGAGTTTCACATTCACCAACCCTTCCCGGTGCTCTTGCAAGGCACCTACTTCGAGATCAACAACATGATCATCACACAGTGGCTCATTGTGGCCGGCCTGCTGGCCCTGGCGTTCGTCATCAACCGGGCCGTGCTGAGCGGCCGCCCGAGCAAGCTGCGCGGCTCGCTGGAGCTCCTGATCGACTTCCTGGAGGGCTGGTTCGCCTCCTTCATCGGGAGCCGTCAGTACGCCCGCCAGTACATGCCGCTGCTGTGTACGCTCTTCCTGTTCATCATCGTGTCCAACTACCTGGGCGTGGTGCCCACGGTCGGCTACGGGCTCTTTGCCCCGACGGGCCGGTGGGGAACCACCCTGGGCCTCGGCATCGTGGTGGCCATCGCCGTACAGGTGATCGCCATCCGCACGCTGGGGGCGGGGGGATGGCTCAAGCACATCCTGCACCTGGGGCCCCTCTCGCTGCTCGAAGAGATCGTCCATCCATTCTCGCTCTCTCTCCGTCTCTTCGGCAACATCTTCGGCGAGGAGACGCTGCTGGCGGTGATCATCTTCCTCGCCCCGATGATCGCGCCGATTCCCATCATGGTGCTGAGCCTGGTGTTCGGCGCGCTGCAGGCCGTGGTGTTCACCACCCTGACGGCCATCTACATCGGCGCCGTCCTGGAGCATCACCAGGCGCACGCGCATCACCCCGAGGGGGAGGCCGAGCACGAGCCTGCCCCGGCCCACTAG
- the atpE gene encoding ATP synthase F0 subunit C → MTETAWIALAAALSISVAAIGATVAQGKATTAAMDAIWRQPEAANDVRGALIVSLALMEAIAIYGLLIGLLIIFMLG, encoded by the coding sequence ATGACCGAAACCGCATGGATCGCTCTGGCTGCTGCCCTCAGCATCTCGGTTGCCGCCATCGGCGCTACCGTGGCGCAGGGCAAGGCGACGACCGCTGCGATGGATGCCATCTGGCGCCAGCCTGAGGCCGCCAACGACGTCCGTGGCGCGCTCATCGTTTCGCTCGCGCTGATGGAGGCCATTGCCATTTACGGCCTGCTCATCGGTCTGTTGATCATCTTCATGCTCGGCTAA
- the atpF gene encoding F0F1 ATP synthase subunit B — protein MDLTLFTLAADVQIFPQTNELIWTIINFAVLLWGMHRFLYKPLLGAIQAREDEINANLKKAAEDRAEAERLRREFEAQIANAQREAQEIINKAVKNATAVKEQIEAEARARAAEILEQATQTIEREKAKAVAELRREVADLAVAVAGKVIEKSLDDAEHRRLADSFVTEVTKH, from the coding sequence TTGGATCTTACTTTGTTTACGCTCGCGGCCGACGTGCAGATCTTCCCGCAGACCAACGAGCTGATCTGGACGATTATCAACTTCGCCGTTCTCCTGTGGGGAATGCACAGGTTCCTTTATAAGCCCCTCCTGGGCGCCATTCAGGCCCGCGAGGACGAGATCAACGCCAACCTGAAGAAGGCCGCCGAGGACCGGGCGGAAGCCGAGCGGCTGCGCCGGGAGTTCGAGGCGCAGATCGCCAACGCGCAGCGGGAAGCGCAGGAGATCATCAACAAGGCCGTGAAGAACGCGACGGCCGTGAAGGAGCAGATCGAGGCCGAGGCCCGGGCCAGGGCCGCGGAGATACTGGAACAGGCGACCCAGACCATCGAGCGGGAGAAGGCGAAGGCCGTGGCCGAGTTGCGGCGTGAGGTGGCCGACCTGGCCGTGGCGGTGGCCGGCAAGGTCATCGAGAAGAGCCTGGATGACGCCGAGCACCGCCGGCTCGCGGACAGCTTCGTGACCGAGGTGACGAAGCACTGA
- a CDS encoding F0F1 ATP synthase subunit delta, with translation MMNHAVARRYARALFELAQEKGLLDQVNRELELVVSMYETDSYLRAFMNDQRISPSQKRKVLASVLEGKVSPLVLHFLYVVVQKRREPHLPSMYRAFQDLANEAMGVVEVEVRSAVPLAEETARNLEAKLTTKLGKRVKLRTQVAPELIGGLAVRVGDTLMDGSVRTRLRRMHERLISAQSNVIEG, from the coding sequence ATGATGAACCACGCCGTCGCCCGACGCTACGCCAGGGCCCTCTTCGAACTGGCCCAGGAGAAAGGGCTGCTGGATCAGGTGAACCGCGAGCTGGAGCTCGTGGTGAGCATGTATGAGACCGACAGCTACCTGCGGGCGTTCATGAACGACCAGCGGATCTCGCCCTCCCAGAAGCGCAAGGTGCTCGCCAGCGTGCTGGAGGGCAAGGTCTCCCCGCTGGTGCTGCACTTTCTCTACGTGGTGGTGCAGAAGCGGCGGGAGCCGCACCTGCCCTCCATGTACCGCGCGTTCCAGGACCTGGCCAACGAGGCCATGGGCGTCGTGGAGGTCGAGGTCCGCTCCGCCGTTCCTCTGGCCGAGGAGACGGCCCGGAACCTGGAGGCGAAGCTTACGACCAAGCTGGGCAAACGCGTGAAGCTGAGGACCCAGGTCGCCCCGGAGTTGATCGGCGGCCTGGCCGTGCGGGTGGGCGATACGCTGATGGACGGCTCCGTGCGTACTCGCCTGCGCCGCATGCACGAGCGGCTGATCAGTGCGCAATCCAACGTCATTGAGGGGTGA